The sequence AATCAGAAATGATTggttttgtgtgtatgtgtgtctggtGTGGCGAgtggtttgtgtttgtgtgtgtggtgtgtgggttgtgtatgtgtgtgtctaccTACCGGTGCAAGTCCAGGGCACTCATATACTGTGAAGTCTCCACCCACTTCTTCCTCATCTGATGTGACCTCGGTGTCAACGGTTTTCTGTTCAGGTTTGTTACTGCAAGACAGGGGAAAAAAACAGTTAAGATAAAGAATAGCTGAAAAACATCAGAGGATGTGGTTGAACATTTGAAATCCACATTAATACACgagagacatgaaaaagaggAAAGGAAGGAGGTGTCAGCGAGTGAAGAAAAAAACCAAAAAGAAACGTACTTTCCCATTGAGAGCATCTGCTGTTTTTGATGTTGGTAGTGATACATCTGAGCATTTTGTGCCAGATTCTTATCTCCCATCTGAGGAGACAACAGAAGGAAGAAGTTTGAAAACAGAAGCTGCAGTGTAAAATCATGTCTGGCTGTTATGCAGAAAAAGGAAGCGAGCTGTAACAATCGGTGAAGTAAGAGTTACTTACTGAGGAGCCGTTGGCTGAGGGGGCCGGCAAGCTCGTCCCTCCTCTGAAAGCCGGGTAGTCGACCTTCTGAGCCAGGCGCGATTCTTTCTGCAACCTGTGGGGGGCAACGTGAATCTGAGTCTCCTGCAATAATGATGGCCGTTTCCTGCCTCTGGCATGAAAACAACATCCTGTCACCATCATACTTGAAGACCAAATTAAAGTGTGATTTTAGGTGTAAAAAAAGGGTTATAAATAGGTATAAAACAAGAAGTGACATTGACTGAGAAACATCCAAAAGTACATCCAAATTATAACTTGTCTACTAAATTGACTACCAAAAAATAAAGTTCGGTTTTGTGTTTTAAAACAAAAAGCATACGTCATGCTTTTTTAATAACTAATAACATGGGCCTAGTCTCAATTTGGATACCTCCGTTGGTACAATTGTTATGTAGTACACGGTGtacatcagtggttctcaactgggaACCAGAAGGAGACTTTAGGGAGTTCAAGGGAGCCCCTAGACAAATGAGGAATAGTACATAGTACATGTGAGTCATAGGAGTGACTTCGGATCCTAGGTTTCACTTTCTTCACGATTATGTCCTCAACTGTAGTAGACATATACTGGATTTGTAATCTTATCTAAAAAACGAAATATTTTTATATGGCGGCCCCTGCAGAAAAATCATGTTAGTTTGTAAACTAATGTTGTTAATTCAAGTGTCTTTAACATGAATAAGGTTGAACAACATCATAGTGCACAATGTACTGACTTCATTTTGACAGGTTTGTGTTTTCTCAAATACAACAAGGATGTCCTGCACTTACCAGAAATAGCTTTTACAATATTTGCCCACTTCCTCTTTTTTAATGGCAAACTGCAACCAGACAGAGCATTACTGCTGCTAACATCTGACGGTACATTTCCCCCACCAAAATATCTGTAGGTCTTTACAGATTACCATCCACCCCTCTTATTGCGATGTTGCCATGTAGGCGACCATTGAAGGTGAACACTTGTATGAGTATAGCATCAGGATACTCATGTTGCAATGCGATTGGCCATAATCCGTGTGAATGCACTAACTGTCTGAAATCCAAATACCGAGCGTAAGTGCAGAAgaatatgtatgtatttaaTTCAGTGTAGAGGTTTTTTTAGACTTACTTGACGTAACAGACGGTTGCCAGGATCACTGCCACAGAGCCCACCGCCACAGACAGTGAAATAATGACTGCAGGTTGATTAAAAGAATAAGAAAAACAGAACATGTTAAGGAGCAAATAATGAGTGTTTGAGTCAGATGAGACATTTGCTTATGGTTGCTATAGATCATTTTATCTATCTAATTTTCTCATTATGAGTTGTAATGAATTGAGATGCATCTTAAAAGCAATAAACACTTTAGGATGAAAATGACTAACCCCTCTGTTGGGATAAAAGCCGAAAGGGATTAAATCTTGCTTCCAAATATCTACGCAGCAGAATGACCCACATTTTAAGCTAATAGACTGCATTTCTAcccttttttgtttattttaatataCTGTAGCCGCAGTGGATTATTTACCCACAGGCTTTCACTTTCTCAGAGCATTAAAGCCTTCTGAGGACATAAACGAATCATACTCACTGACTATAAACTTGTCATGTTTGGATGCTAGCACAGCGATAGGACCAGTTCGACCCTGTACTCCGGAAACACGAGGCTGGTGGGTCGGGGGTTCAGGGAGGGCAGAAACTGTGGGGCGGGGGTCTGTACTGTTGTCATTCTGGATTTTCAGTTTGGGTTTGGTGACACCTGGTTTGGTTATTTTATCATCTTTCTGGGCGGCAGCTGGAAAGAGCGGGTACACAAAAAGAGGCCGCGTTAAAACCAAAGGCGATGAGAGGAAACATGGGTGGGGTTAACTGTCACAGAGGACATGAGTGAACTTATTAAgtaatattgttttttttaagattGCTCTTACCAGGATGTTTGCTTGTGTGGTGTCTTTCTGTCTTGATCTCAGTCACTTCCTGTTTTTCGATGACTGAGTGAAGGAAATCGATCTCTTCATCGAGGTCGGGGTAGAATGCCACTTGACCTACTGAACGGACAAGACATATTAAACATAAAATACTACATAAAAATAAATAGGCAATTATTTTACATTAATCAATGTATTCTATGTCTGGATCTGCCAGTGGGTCGTCACGATTAACAATAAGCGTAATAATATACCTCCATTACAGGAGAGACTTATTGTTTCCTAGTTCCTACAATTAggtgttaaaaaatatatgcGAGTATAACTTTGTTCTGCAATTGGCTAAAATTAGATAAGAAAAATCTGCATAGTATAACGGATATCAGCAAAAATGGTGGATCCTTATTTCAGTATATTCTTCTTTTCATTAACCAGTCATTATTTTTGAATTAATCATTGATCTGCAAAATCTAAGGAAACATtgataatgaatacatttaacAATCACATTAGACAAAGAACAGAAGCACACGCTCACAGCTGATAAGAGAACAGGAAATATTTGTCTCTACATTTAGTCGCAATTTCGCAATCTCAGTCTTCTTAATCAGCTCTTATATTCCTAGATGTTAGACCTCATGACCCATAACCTTGAGGTTGGGCATTTTTAATCCTGGAAAACattattctttcacaacttATCAATGTTCATGACGAGTAATGTGTAACTATTGTGATAAGAAAGGCAAAGACAGAGAGCTCATGCATATGGTTTAGGTGTGTATACATGTGTTTCTCAGCGTCTTGCCTCTGAAGCGATGAACAGGGAGTGTGCTCAtgtgtgttgtttgtttgtggATGAGTAAAAAAGGAGACAATACTAAACTGTTGTTAACAGCCCCTCAGGCCAGACAGTGAGCCACATTCCTGCAGCCCTGCCGAGGCGTCCGGGGCGACCAGGgccgagagtgtgtgtgtggccggGGGAGGAAGCACCGCAGGGGGCCAGCAATCAGCCAAACATTGGCCTCACTGGGCTTTAGTTGCTACATTCACAAAAGACCCCATAGCTCCCTGCTAATGGTGGTAATCAAAGTGCTATTTCCCTCTATAAAGTTACCCTGCAATATATCACATATCGAATCAAGGCCCGTGTCGTGGCTGATCTTAAACACATGTTGCTATGTGGAATAAAGGCATTTTAATATTGCACCAATTCTACAGTGTGCCAtggatttattttctttttttaaaggacACTTGAATTAAGTTTTTGTGACATTATTTCAGCTCTGTGATGAGCCCTTCATACTTTAATTATAGAGAAATTAAATTAAAGGTATTTGCACTCAAACCTGGAGAGAAGGGAAGTTATGTAAAAATAAGTTGTGGAtaaaataagttcaaacaaggTTCTGCAGTTTGAGGACATTTGACTTTTAAATGAATTTAACATTTGAAAGCCAAACACAATCCAAACAAATGATTTGGCAATCAGTTTCAGAGTTAATCAATTATTTAAATATCAATTCAATGTCAGAAACCAACATTCTTTCTACGTCAATTTTTAAGACTAAAGAAGAGTGTTTAAAACCATTTTATTCAACTTAAAATAATTTGTTTATAGTAATAAGGCCTTTGAAAACTTCTGAAGGATTCGTGGGATACCGATGCAGAACAAATAAATGATCAGTGTTGTCACACATTGTTTTAAACCACCTACATTACATTAATGATTACAGTTTCACTTTTACTCCAGAAGGCCAGCCATCTGGCTGAGCTAATGTGTATGATATGACATGCCAGCACTTTCACTGCCTGCTTTGTTATCAGCTTACCCCCCTCCACTAATGGTCATTTAGTGCACTCCATAGCAGGTGTCTGTGGAGGCGGGATGCACCATCTGTACTTTGCAGGTGGTTGGGAGCTCCAACCGTGCCAGTGGGCTCACCAGTGGCATGTGGcaatacagattattttagggatttaaaaaaaagagtagGTAAGATATGTACAGGTcggtttaaaaaataataattgtgaATTGATTTGATATCAGCAAGGAAATGGTGAAAAAAGAATTAGCATTATTTATTCATGTCGAAAACCCCAGGACCCTAGCTAAGCAGTAGCTGATAAATCACCTAAAAAGGTggtgattttgtgtgtgtgtgtgtgtgtgtgtgtgtgtgtgtgtgtgtgtgtgtgtggtttgtcaCACACTGACAAAGCATGCACACCTCTCCTTGTGTAAGCGAGATTTGTCACCGGGTTGATAATGACCAATAACCTCTGGAGAGGCACCCAGGGGGCTGCTGGGTACAACAAACAAACACTAAACAGCTCAACAGGAATCGAGGTTCACACACATCTGTGCTgttacttttcccactttaaaaAATAGTCACATTTCCTCCTCCCCCAAAACACAagcttgcacacacacatacacacatacacattctCTCCATGAGTTTCacaatacattttcaatttGTTTCAAACTTTTGGGAAATTTCAAAAAAATAGAAGTGTCACCAATGAATCCTAAAACTTAAAAACACCATGAAGTGACAGATGCAATATAAACCAGTCAGAACGATTATCTTTTTTCTTTTATAAGATTCATGTTTTGTCAATCAAATAATGACTTCAATGCTACACAAAATACTTATTTAACTCTTTGATGCAGCTGTAGACGTTAGAAGTGAAAGGACAGGGTGTAAGTGATCACAGTGCCTCTGCCTCACAGTGAGCCCTGCTGTGAGAGATTATTGATTTGTACTCTGTGTGTCCTGCTGCCCTCTAGTGGCAAATGTAATACATGTACTCCATAGCTGAAGAGACAAAAAGAGAGACCAAGCTGTTTATTCTCCTCCTCTCTAAAAGCAGATCGTGTATGgtgtttcatatttgtatagGAATTTAGCTTTATATTATATCTTCATTTTTGTACTTATTTAAAAATGTCATTTTCTCTTACCGCTTTAAATGTACCTATACACCGAAACAAATTCTTTGCACATGTATTTgtgttttgatttatttgttttgtccaCAGCGTTTGGATAAAAGTTCTAAAAAACGGTTAAAGGGAAACAAAAAGGTCACAGATTAAACAGAAACTCTTATCTTCTTTATTAGCTGATCTGTTTTTGGAATGAGGAAGAAGTGCATAGTTAAAATGTGATTTAGACCACCAGATCTAACGTTGTTAAGGTTACAGCAGAGTCCCCCTCCCACCTGCCATAAAAAGTGAGTCACAGCTGACTGTAGAGCTTTGAGTAAATACAGTAAATGTGTTAACATGTTCTAACCTTCAGTAAACAGATCCACGGGTATTTCATCCGTTGTTCCAAAGAGGAACAGTGGTAAAATGGTGGGATCGACATTAACAACCGTGAATCTGTATATCATCTGTAACCTTAAGATACAACAGTTGTAATATGAAATGCTGGTACCCTTCATTTAAACATGCAGCATGTCTTGCAGGCAATTCCTTTACTGAAAGTGTGCAAAGCAATGTTTATTTAATATTCAGTAAGCTAAAACTGAAGTTTGGCCCTGCATTAGATTAGTGTTCTAACATCATGTTGACAAAGTAAATGCTGCAGGATACCTTCTCATGTTTCCACTTGTTAAACAactaaaattactttttttgtATCTTGGTTCTCACAGTTCTTTGACCCCTCGATCacttaatataaaaatatatatacaacaCGAATACAAAAAAAcgagaaaaaaaaagtccaatTAAATTCACCGCATGGAATCAGCCATGCCTTTAGCTCGTACACTATTTAACTGCGTGTTAGGAATACATACCATTTACAGGCTATTTGTGCGGCTTCCAAACAAAGCGCATGGCTTGGAGGTGTAGGCTCCTGTGTGTTTACCAATGGCAGCACATGCCTCCATGTCAAACACAAGCAGGTCCTTCTTCCAATACAAAGTGCTGCACACTTCACCAGGGAGCACTTTCATCCTCTCGGAGCCGAGTATGTGAAATATTAGACATTTCTGAGTCCTGACAGAGATGATCGACACCGGAACAACCTTGACCAACAGGTGCAAGGCCGAGGGATAATAAAAGTTCATGACAGAAGTGCTGATATAACAATTTTAAATTCAAGATATGTGAATAGGGGCTTGCCATTTAGAGAAGAGGAATCTATAGTGAAAAATGTTGCTTTACTGCACAAAAATAAACCCCGTCATCACTGACTATTCACTAAAGTAATGCTGTCGTATCtccaaatatataaatataattcaaaaagccagtatttattttattccttTGAAGATAACTGCAGTTAATAAGCAACACTTGTTTCTTCATATTCTTGTGAATGTGCAAACTTTAATGTATGATAATTAAAACCATATAAAATGTCAAATGGATAAAACATCTTACaatcttaaaataatacttaatttgaCCACTTAACCTTTGTTTTTGGATGGTGGTTGATGCAGATCTACTAAGCACTTGCCTGTTTTCCAAGTACTGGCTGCTAAAATATGCTAATTGTGTTCCCTGTTAGAAGGTTAAGCAGCCTTGCAGCAGTAGCTATAGTAACATAACACACTCCTCTCTACAGCCAGAGAATCGAGAGTTCTGGGTGAATGAAGATGACTGCAGTATCCTGGCTCTCTTCAGTCTGCTTTATTCTTAAGGACATACCGGTAGTTGCAATCGGCTGCCGACATTGAATTATGTCTTTCTTTCTGGCACACATTACATTTTAGCGTCAGATTTTGTCTAAAAATTTTTATTTCTCTGTGATATTATTGTGATGATTCTGCAGGAAAAAATCCATCTAACCTCTCTGCAGAGCCCGTGATTCTGCTTGGTCATGTAATTGGAAGAACAATTTGATTCATTATCTGATGCAAACGGGGCTCGCTGACAAATCACAGGTTTAGTTATGAGTGCATAACTGTGTGAGTGAGCAAAAGAAAACAAAGGACAATTATCTGACTTGTACCAGGGGGAGCGGGGGAAACCGTGCGTCAGTTGTTTGCTCCTGAAAACACAGCGATTATATTTCCTCCGACGTCATAAAAGACTTACTTTAGAAGtgtaatttatttgttttgtggaATGATGCCAGCTAGTGCAATCTTTATTGTGTTTTGCTGCATTCATATGTGACAAACCAATAAGTGGTGCGTTTATCAGAGTGAAATGACAGTAACTGCATCTGTTCAtttagtctgtgtgtgtgcgtgtgtgtgtgtgtgtgtgagaaaaagAGACAGAGTTGATATGTTGTTCGGGTCACTGGGTTCGTCAGGGGTTTATGTAACTGCGGGGGGGCTTATCTGAGGCGTCCTATGATGTGCTGGATTCACATCACCACACAAACAACAGCATCACACATACGATTCAAAGTCCTAATACTAACAGCTGATTTCATCATCATATGTGTGGGCTCCAGTAAAAAGAAgcatcctctcttcttcatgatAGACTTTTCTCTCCGATACACACTCATCCCCTTCTCGTGTTTGCTTGATTCTGCCCCCAATCATTTGAGCCAAGTTCGTATCCTCTCCTGCCGCAGACcagacccccccacacacacacacacacacacacacacacacacacacacacacacacacacacacacacacacacacacacacacacacacacacacacacacacacacacacacacacacacacacacacacacacacacacacacacacacacacacacacacacacacacacacacacacacacacacacacacacacacacacacacacacacacacacacacacacacacacacacacacacacacacacacacacacacacacacacacacacacacacacacacacacacacacacacacacacacacacacacacacacacacacacacacagcgtggtCTGTGTTTGTAGTGCGATTCCATGGATGTTTGTAGTGCGATTCCATGGAAATCGGAAAAACAAGATTGACTTTCATTGAATTACATTAGATTCAGTGGTGGAGGCGAGagagcgcgagagagagagagagagagagagagagagaggggcatGTCGTCTAAGTGATTAAAGCCGTCAGTGCGGGGGCTGTGTGTGTCGCAGACGCAGTAGACGCAGGGGCAGATTAATAACAGAGGCTCAGACTGCACCAAATCGACCACAATGTAGTGAGAAGAGAACAGGAGAAAAAAAGAGAGTGCATTGGAGGAGATACACAAGATACTGAGAGGGAGGAggaataaaagacatcaaactaAGATTGAAGGGAGGAGAAGCAAAGCAGAGAATCAATAGTAACAGagaaagaggtggagaggcagggAGATGTGGGCAACAGGATACAGAGATCAACTGGAAATAAAACGGACTGAACACAGAATGAAAGTGGAGAGAAGCTTTCTTGTTGAATCTGTCATttaaaagaggacatattatgctttttcaggttcatattgtattgtgtgcctctcctgtgacatgtctccatgatttaatgttcaaaaagctccttattttgtgctgcagcacctcttttcaccctctgtctgaaagccgagcccagtctgctctgattggttagctggtcggctctgttgtgTTTGGTCAAACCGCTAAGAGATATCCTGCCCCTTAGCCAATTACTTACAATGTGTGGGAACgcgagccaatagaagcgtgagcgTTGCATAGTGATTTCACTATGTTACtgcagtaaacaaaggagtccccATTGAGAAGATTCTGGtgtgaactttgggattttagtctttgcagaccattcacaTGCACCAACATCTATAAACACACCacaggaaaggggaaacccAAGAACGcaaaatagggcccctttaaaaccCAACAGGTTATCTTAGTAAAAATTAAGGTTGACGATTTGAATGTGCTTCCAcatgaaatatattaacatttcatTTTAGCTATATTTTGGAAAATGATGATTTATGTTTTGGCTGTTTTCTTGACTATTGTCTTTTTCGTTGTCTGTTAatcttaaactgtggggtttctctggaagtctttccttgtacgatgtgagggtctaaggacagagggtgtcgtattgtcatattgatattctgtacaaactatgaagaccactgagacaaatgtaacatttgtgatattgggctatataaataaacattgattgattgattattgtTTGTAAGGTGACCATTTGTCTGGATCGGGAATTTATATTATGTAACATTTCTGTTAAGTGTGTAACCTTTATGTCTCATGAAATATTGCTGATGAAATCATAGCTGCGGCCTCTCGAGAGTGAAATGTTTATATATTCCTTACCATGCTTATGGTGCCTCTTCTTCACCTCGCAGCTTCCCTCCTCGTTCTCCTCCAACGGAGCGAGGCAGGGGCCACATCGGGAGGAGCCCGGCCTGCAGAAATGGCGTCCGTCTTTGGCACAGTCTAAATGGCGAGGGCATTTACTGCTAactgagagagaaggagagagaacaACAGTTTATTAGTATCCCCACTGCACTGCTGTGATGCAGAAATTATGCTTTTAATGAGGCAGTTAAATAGCAGTCTATATGCGAAACAGAGTACTACTAAAATGCTCTCAATAGGAGATGCTTCAACTTCATTACACACACTCCTTTCATGAGTGGATG comes from Pseudochaenichthys georgianus chromosome 12, fPseGeo1.2, whole genome shotgun sequence and encodes:
- the npdc1a gene encoding neural proliferation differentiation and control protein 1a isoform X2, whose protein sequence is MLLLSSPRNGRLRQASLLLLLAAVLLCVAPVSASPPVSSKCPRHLDCAKDGRHFCRPGSSRCGPCLAPLEENEEGSCEVKKRHHKHGQVAFYPDLDEEIDFLHSVIEKQEVTEIKTERHHTSKHPAAAQKDDKITKPGVTKPKLKIQNDNSTDPRPTVSALPEPPTHQPRVSGVQGRTGPIAVLASKHDKFIVIIISLSVAVGSVAVILATVCYVKLQKESRLAQKVDYPAFRGGTSLPAPSANGSSMGDKNLAQNAQMYHYQHQKQQMLSMGNNKPEQKTVDTEVTSDEEEVGGDFTVYECPGLAPTGEMEVKNPLFDDSNLHFPENHK
- the npdc1a gene encoding neural proliferation differentiation and control protein 1a isoform X1, with the protein product MLLLSSPRNGRLRQASLLLLLAAVLLCVAPVSASPPVSSKCPRHLDCAKDGRHFCRPGSSRCGPCLAPLEENEEGSCEVKKRHHKHVGQVAFYPDLDEEIDFLHSVIEKQEVTEIKTERHHTSKHPAAAQKDDKITKPGVTKPKLKIQNDNSTDPRPTVSALPEPPTHQPRVSGVQGRTGPIAVLASKHDKFIVIIISLSVAVGSVAVILATVCYVKLQKESRLAQKVDYPAFRGGTSLPAPSANGSSMGDKNLAQNAQMYHYQHQKQQMLSMGNNKPEQKTVDTEVTSDEEEVGGDFTVYECPGLAPTGEMEVKNPLFDDSNLHFPENHK